The Alligator mississippiensis isolate rAllMis1 chromosome 14, rAllMis1, whole genome shotgun sequence DNA segment ACCATGATTGTGATGGTTTTACATTCTGTCTTGGTCAGGGCACCCTCTCATCCTCAATAGGGAGGTGTCAGACTGAGTGTGAAGAGTCATGATGTGACATCTCCTATGTGCAAACTCAGCTTTTCCTGCATCTTAGCTATCACTTCACTTTTAGGAAATCAGAGCAAGTGCACCATGACAtcagcttcccctgcactggaaaTTCCAACCGCCAACCTCCTCCAAGTGTCACGAGCTCCCCTAAAAAGGGGAACTGTCCAAAGTTGCATTCCTAGATATAAAAAGAGCTTGTAATAGTCCCTGTTCTGCTTTGGCTCCTGCAGATCCTGCCTGCTCAACAATAACATGAAGGCCAGGCATGACCATggcatgactgcacagtaagcagtttttaggccagtgtctatatgtgcagccattaaagtgcagtaatgctgtgtaaactgacttgggactaaagttggtctcaagtcagtccacatacacagtattactgtgcagtaacgtgtctacatgtgcattactgtgcagcaactaatcggacctaaatttgatacctgcatcatgcagatatcaaatttacacccaagtcagtataagtcaccatagttactgtgcagtactggagtgcacatgtagatgcatacatgtactgcatagtaatttttggttactgcacagtaacctaaatgtaactgcacagtaacctaaacaCAGGACGACAGTAGGAAAGGCAAAGTTCAATTTTAGGGATTTTACATCAATTTTCTCTCTTGGCTCAAGGTCCCATCCAGAAACCTGGGGaaataaattactgtgcagtaggtgtgcacatgtaaatgcaccatGTGTATCcctctggaaaagaaaaaaaatgtagccagGGCATAGCTCTTCCTGCCAGCCCTTCTCAGGTCTTGGAATCCTTTTTCATATCAGATCATTCTCAAACAGATCCTCAGTGGTCTGGGCAAGGGTGGGGAAGACTGTCTCCAGAGAAGAGAGACCCAGGGTTGTAATCAAATGTCTGATCATGACTCTGCACTGGGGTAGTATTTTTATCACCATGGAACATGAAAGGACAGAATGAATTGCAGCAGAAGGAAaatcttttccttcctcttctcctccagcttctcctctgtTTCAACAGCTCTGTAGCTGTACATCCCTTTTCCTGTCCTTTCCCAGGACCCAGAGATTGGTCAGATTTGTCTTCCTCctgcacacacttacacacatccTCATGCTCACTGTGTTCATGCTTTTCAGTGAGACCTGATATACCCAAATCCTGCTGCTTCACCTATGCCAAGTGGCAGCTCCCACTCAGCTTCATCACCACTTACTATAAAACTCACCTtctttgctcccagtcagccataaTGTAGGTATAATCATCTGACTCCTGGACAGACAACCTGGAATGTGCATGAACATGAAGTCTATTTGTTAGGGCTTTCACTGGGTCTCTCTGCACAGCATGGGACtaactggtgaagaaacagaaagggAACTGCATAGGCATCCCTGACTCATTTCTGGTTAGGCATGCAAAGAATAGGAGTGTGAACATCCCAGGATGAGTGCAGTCCTACGGAGAGTTGATTCTCTGAGATGCTTTAGCACCTGCAAGGTCATGGATTAGTAAGTATAACCATAGTGGGCCCCTTCCTATCTCCTCCCTGTACAGAGGGTTGTTCTGTGCAGGTTTCTATGGGGAGGGGAGCAATTGGTATGGGTACCTGTGCAGCAGCACTATCAGCAGCTTCTTTCTGGCTGAGTCTGCATGAGAGGCTTACTGCGCAATAGCTCATTGCAGTAGTTCactagtactgcacagtagcatcacagggcatgaaccatgatacaatgctactgcgcagtagtaacatgctgctgcacagtagtaatgagctactgaacACTCAGCATCACCAGAAAGCTGTGCAgaaacactactgcacagtaatgtcagttactgcacaatcatttagtacttgggtatgcaagtactaaatgactgcacagtaacaactgcacaatcaGGAGGGGTGTAGTGTGAGGCCCCAGGGGGGGAGGGTCCTATGCCCACGAGGGAGCTGGGTGTGAGGCTCTTCGGGCAAGGGGATTGAGGGCCAGTGTCAGGTAAGGGTATTGAGACCCCAATGTGGGGGTGTGAAGGGAccaagagggtcccaagctgGAAGGGGAGCCCAAAAAAGGTGGGGGGGCCTGAGATCCCCAAGTAAATAAGATTGAGAGCCCAGTGTGAGCAAACTGGGATTGTGAGCCCAGTGTGAGGcatgggagtgagagtcccaaCGTGAGGCACTGGAGTGCAGGTCCTAGTgtaggcccttggcatcagggcaagtaaatgggcagcttcccacctggGTAATAACTTCCAATTAGttatcaaaggcatggcaggtgaggcaggCGGGCAGTTAGCCCTGAGACAAGTGGCCAGGCCAATGTTCAGACTGGCCCCAGGATACTCACTAGTTACagtattgaataggggatagattaCTGTAGATCGGGGTGGCACACATATGGCCCAGGGAGCTAtatgatccagcctgcaggtccctggactgaccccatgcaccagccccagccccatgtgctgcatggggcatgCAAGCTAGACCCTGTGTGACTcgcactgcaggcagcacaggaggtCAGTCTGGTGCaccacatgcagcctgtgccccacaccccctgTGCCAGGTATAGTGCCAGGTCCAGCCCAAACATTGAGCACATCATGTTGGCCCTGGGCTTTGATGCATGCCATGTATGGCACACAAGCTGGCCCCAGCACTTTGGCTGCTCCCCAGGGGTCAATCCCTGTCCAGCCCTCAGACTGGCTCAGGGACACTCATCTGGCCtctggggccagatgagtttgacatgcCTGCCAGATGTAATGCCATCCAGATGTATCTTGTTCAATGCTCCCCCTTTGCAGCATGtatttctgccactgttggagacaggaaaCGGGGCTGAATAGATGAgtggtctgacccagcatggcacttcTTACGTTCCTACATAGACACAGAGCCAGCAGCTTCCAGTCAAACTTTCTTCTACTGGAAAAATTCCATTTTCCTTGGAACaaattgatttaaatgaaattttaTTTCTATTCCACTTCTATCTCGTGAGAAAAGCATgtttcaatttttcatttttgttccaAATTTTGTTCCAAAATTTATTTTCACTTGTAAGTGATGAAAATCTAAAATAAGAGgccaaaatcagaatgaaacattttgatttcaccacaacaaaacattttgattggcccaaaattattttcttcaaaaATGTCATCTGACACAACATTCTGATTTTTCTTGTTCAGACTCCAATGTGGAACAAAAACCAAATTGTGGCATTTCAGAATTTCCCACTAAACCAAAATTCTTGAGTTTTGACCAGTGTGGTGCACTAAAACATTACAAAATTAAGCATTTGTTTACTAAAGGAAACATTGCCTTAGTCATAAAGTAACGCTTTATTGGTTTTGTTTAAATATGATTCACTGCTACATCAGCACGAAGATAGCCTGCACAGAGCAGTGTACAGTCCCTGTCACCAAAATCAAGTGCTTAGTCTGTAAGTAACATCTAACCAGTCACTTCTTTCCCTACctatcacatttaaaaaaatcagtcacCTGGAGGTCACCAAAGGGGTGGGATCCAATCTCACATCCCACTCACCACCCACAGACCCCCCACGTTTATCATTCACTGCTATGTGAAGCACTCTTGCAGGAATGGCACTGGGACTTTTTACTGGTGAGTAGTGGGCATGAATGGACCAAGTCAATGTTAATTTTTCAGTAATGGTATCTACCACATCTCCAGCCAAGCAGGACATCATGTTGTGTTGCTTACTTATACAGcacctctgcctccctcctgcactgctgctccacccctgctccccatcaGCACCCTATTCCTTCCACCCCGTCTGCTCAGAGCCTAGAAGGGGAGCAAAACTAGCCAGATCTGAAGTGAATCAGTGATAGTTCTTCAGAGCTAGACAATTCcactcccatccctccccctctgctgtgCTGATGTAAGAGATAAAGGAGATGCCTTTTTGCACCTCCTTGATCTAGAAGGCTACAGAATCACACACCCACTGCCATCTGTGTCCCTTACCCATGAGATCACCAGGGGTTCAATATTTTTGCCTCCCACAGAAGCACCAGGATAGAAGAGGGGACGGAGATTTCCGAAGAACTTGTCAGTGAATGTATAGATATGGGACCGGTCGGTCACATTGTAGAACGTAATCTCTCCAGCCTCATAGTCCAGAAAGATCCCAACCCGCCTAGGCCTCACactcagctggagtggggtggcaggggaagtgAGGGCCTCATATTGGCCTCCATTCTGCAAACGCATCATCCAGTAGCCATTGCTGGGCAGCAAGACAATTGTTCCCTTCCTGGTGGCTGACTCCCTGCATAGCCCCAATCCCCATTCTGTTTTGTCTCCCACCTGCACTTCCCAGTAGCCCCGGCCTGTGTAGAAGACCTGAGTtcccagcaccagtggggtggTATTAAACCTCTTGGGATTATCAAACAGAGATAGGATCAGCTTCTTGCCACCACGTCTCACGCTTTTTCGGTCACCAGACAGGATGAGTTCAGGATGAGCTGTCTCTGGGTCCAGAGTCACATCCTCtgcaggcagagagaggaaaagaaaagaggaacacATGGACACATGGATCAGAGGTCACTTTAGGGGAAGAGCCATAGGCATCATTGTCTCAGTCCAGCAGTACATAGCCTGTCCACAATAATTGTAAATTTGGGGATATCTAAAATACAAGGGCATCTCATTTCCACAGGAGTATGGCACTTCCACTGATCATCTGGGATCAAAATGAGAAAAGGCTTAACCTGCAATGACTGTGAATGGGAAGGAATCGCTGCAATAACTGAAAGGCTAGGGTGCTGTGGAAGCTCTGAGAGTATGAGGCAATTACCACAGGGAATTACAGGCAATTACCACAGGGTAGCTGACATGTGACAAAGCTCCAGATCCCTTTATCAGGTAGCAATACATCCATCCACCCAGACCCTTCATGCATGTGGAGATGAGACCCAGGAGCCAGCCTCCACACAGAGCTAAGGAGCAGCATAGCCAGGTGGTGCTCTTTACCTTTGAATTTCTTCAGCATGTCTCTCATACCAAGGCAATGCACTGGGATGCTGTAGTTCTCTCTCAGGGCCACAGAAAAAGTTTCTGGGGCCTGATATTTCATATCTTCACACCTGAAAAGAACACATTCCCTGTGGTCAGCACAGAACCCCCTGTGACACACAGGCCAGAGACTAGCATTGGGAAAATAAAGCAGCAAGTCTCCCATGCTGAgctgatttaatttttaaatattcttatACCAGTCATGTCTGAAATTTTCCACCCTCTAATGCCAGTCAATGCCCCCAACACTGCACTGAAGCCGCTTTCTGACAACAGCACAAGGGCAtaaggacagaacaaggagctaaCAGAACACCCCTTATGACACTACCCCTTGCTTATGTTAGCACAGATTCTAGTGTTACCTCCCCTGACAATTCAGAACTGCCTTTATGGGCCTGTGAACCCATTAGCACGATACCATGACACACACAGTGACCGGCCTGACTGTGAATGAGGATTGGGGCCAAGTTTGTAGCGGCAATGTCCACTGTCTTTATGCAATTACTATAAAATTCTGAATTCATAAGCATTAGGCATGTGCAAAGCGGgacctattcaatttggatttggattcggcccagatcagggacagtgatttgattcgttgattcggatcactgtccctcattcgattcagccgaatctgaagatttgatgcagaTTCAGAgtatcagcaattcagacatagacacagctttaaaaattttttctagataccttgaggtagcaggagcggcttgtgatcgctgcgatgctgggatgtatggagcatcccacaggagtgtaggggGAGGGCCCTCAACATGCTCAGCGGCGAACCCACAAGTAAACCACAAGTACTTCTATTCCaattccgggtctgctggggagcgtgcagggccccccccacaccccactgcctcggcgatcagccatgggggaccccgggtgctccccccagatccaggaggcatcagtcactgagcCTAAAGGGTACAGGGGCCCCCCAGCTTGCTCCCCAGCGGATCTGGAAGTGGAACgtgaagtgcttttggtccattCCAGGTCTGGTGCCGAGTGCTCTGGAGAGCCCATGCgcccctgtgggacactccatgcgccccagcattgcaccGCTCATgagctcctgctacctagaggtatgtagaaaaaacatttaaagcggtctctatgcctgaatctccaaatcgattcagagggttccgattcgattcagagagattaaagggtcctctgattcaattcagatttggagatttggccaccaaatcaggccaaatctccaccaaattgaagcAGGgatcgaagcttcacacagccctaataagcaaaTCAGGGACCTAATTCCCAAAGCTATGCTCATCCAATCAGGGAAGAGAAAAGTTACCAGGGGATGTGTGTGTCCTATCAAAATAGCTTAAAAATGTAATGGGAATAGGAATTTTAAATTTTAACATGAATTGGACACAATAACCTACCCTCAAATGAGCTACAGACCAAGGGCTGGTGAAAGGGATCCATGCCCAGAGAAAGAAGTGTAAGTAACCACAGTGATTCATGGTTTGGGAGATATCCTTCTAGCTCTGACAGTGACACAGCATTTTACGTTCCTACCATGACTCAAGGCACAGCACTGTGCAAGTAAGAGACAGTATTTGTCCTTCAAGTGCAGCCACTTCACGAGTGGAAAATAGTAAGGATCCACCACATCACATAGTACACAATACTGAGATGGGACGGTAGCTCCAGGGTACCAGTGTGACCCCCCTTTAATAAAAGGGCCATGGATTTTGCCCTGTCCGTGCAGAGCAGCCAGGACTCCTCTTGGTTTGATCCCAGTTGTTTGATCCCAGTATTAGTAAACTTCAAGAGACCAGTTGTCAAAACccagggctgaagctggagccctgaGTACAAACTGCAGTACTTACACCTATCAACAATTCTGCACCAAGTGCAAAAACAGGCACAAACCTGCTCAAAATGCTTTTCATGTCCtaaaaggagacaaaaaaaaaaagttcatagcTGTAGTCACTTCATGGCTACACAATAGTCAGTCAATGCCATTAGCTTcaaacccacccacccccaatgGTGAAGGCATTAGACCAGGGTTGGTTAGGCCTTCACTCAAGTTATTCCTCTGCAACAGACTGCTGGGTAGTCCTGAGGGTATGTTTACCTTGTAGAAGTGGATACATTCCTGGACTAGCTTTCATCAGATGGATTAGGAACTAGTTAGTAGTCTAGCATCTACAGTATGAAACTCAGGGCTGGCTAACTAACTTAGCTTTTCAGATGGGTTTTTCTGTTCTAAGCCCCACACAACCACTGCTGTAGATCTATCCACAGTCATTTCAATCCATATTTCTGATGGTATTCAGGCACACCTGTCTCAATGAAGTCACTGGGAATGAAGCACCCAAATACCTGGAAAAATCCAACTCTTAGGACAGTGGCTGGTAACTTGGTTAGGCTCAAGgcaaccctcagaaaatgtcgactcttagttttcacttgttttttgaccacagaaaaaataatagagcaaattttctgttgcaaaaactcagaaagatcacagcagatcAGAATTTAGGATCTCC contains these protein-coding regions:
- the LOC132243249 gene encoding E3 ubiquitin-protein ligase TRIM39-like; translation: MEIREKFQLPAGGLLCDMKSILSRCEDMKYQAPETFSVALRENYSIPVHCLGMRDMLKKFKEDVTLDPETAHPELILSGDRKSVRRGGKKLILSLFDNPKRFNTTPLVLGTQVFYTGRGYWEVQVGDKTEWGLGLCRESATRKGTIVLLPSNGYWMMRLQNGGQYEALTSPATPLQLSVRPRRVGIFLDYEAGEITFYNVTDRSHIYTFTDKFFGNLRPLFYPGASVGGKNIEPLVISWVRDTDGSGCVIL